DNA from Chitinophagales bacterium:
TATCCAGTTATTCTTCTCCAATTTATAACTCTGTAAGATTTGGGGATTATTACATATTCTGTAATACTACTTGTGCTACTGTTGTAACTTTAGACTTGGTTTAATTTAATGTTCATTGAAAAAAGGCTGCAGGTGAGGCATTCGTTCCGAATTAATTTCGGGAAGGAAAGTCCGGACAGCACAGAGCGCCGCACCACCTAACGGGTGGCTGTTTTAATCGAAACACGAGACAGTGCCACAGAGAATAACTTCCCTGATGCAAACCAGGGTAAAGGTGCAAACGTGAAGTAAGAGCTCACGCTTCAACGTGGTAACATTTTGAAGGGGTAAACCTTGCGGGCTGTAAGGTCAAATATGTTCTGAATTCTTTCTTTAGGGAAAGAGGTTTAGTTGCTCGCTGAACGTATTGAAAGATACCATCAGGATGGGTAGACCGCTACATCTCTGCGGCGACGCAGAGAGCAGATAAATGAATGCCATCCAATGCAAATTGGAGACAGAATCCGGCTTATGATCCTGCAGCTTTTTTTAAAGATTTTATTCGATATGAATTATTGCTTTAATCGTACTACCCGAAGAGGTATGGCCAGTAAATATCTTTTGCTGGATCAACTTTCATAAAAAGAAACACCAAAATCCGGAATATTAAACATCAACCCTTATTTTTCAATAATAAGCTTTTTACCGGCGACTAATTTTTCATTCACTATCAGGTCACAGATGTATATGCCACCATTCCATTGTAACACATCTATTGTTGCTTCATGTTTGTTTGGTACAAGCTTAAGCTCTTTCACCAGTCTTCCGGCAAGATCAACTACTTGCAGCAATGCCGCTTTTGTATTTGGGGGAACATTATATAATACGGTTGCATGATCACTTGCAGGATTGGGGTAAATTATTAATTCGCTTCTTAAATCGGTTACCTCGATAATGGCTGTTGCTATGGTATCACAGCCTGGCTGCAGGCAGCCATTGCTGTCGAGCTTTACCAGCCAGATATCCTGGGTAGGGAATTTCATAGAATCGATTGCAAATCCGCAAGTGACATAACCTTTATCGAATGTTTGCTGAACATCTGTAAAATAATCAGGAAGAGGAGCACCGTCGCGGGTTTCCCGGTAATAGTATTCATGCTGCCAAACCAATCGACCATCATTGGTTATTTTGGCAATCAAACCATGAGCTGCAGCTGTTACCTCATCGCCCTGGAAACCAACAGCAATTACACTGCCGTCCTGATATTGCCTTTGGTAAAAAATTCCGTTTTCAATTGGATCGTTAAAAACTTGCTGCCAAAGTATATTAAAGTTGGTATCTAATTTGCCAATATAGCGCGGATATGGATAATCACCATATTCTATAGTGGTATCCAGACAACCATACATCAGTATCTCATTATTCAATGCGGGTGAAAATGCTGCACCGCCACACCGGTACGCGCCCTTATCAAATAATTTTTCCTTTATTTCATTCCCATTCTTATCCGTGCGAACTAACCATGCTCCAAAGTCATATAAAATCAAGTTTCTGTCACCACCGA
Protein-coding regions in this window:
- a CDS encoding T9SS type A sorting domain-containing protein, with amino-acid sequence MRWTLIFWVLAHVASAQNQTLYFNKVYDFHHGAEVPYTILIDGDSSYVVLGTSLDTRTYEITLLFQKFDNYGNLVLQKKYKKPGYQYYTGLSGCMVKTHDGGYAFGGSIEPVENFKSDGLLVKFNAVGDTEFMHTYGDTAFDAFYGCIETSDHGFVLVGQTLNYGEGPNGSGYVVKTDSLGILEWQHVYGTTNEDIFFSVIQLTDSGYIFGGDRNLILYDFGAWLVRTDKNGNEIKEKLFDKGAYRCGGAAFSPALNNEILMYGCLDTTIEYGDYPYPRYIGKLDTNFNILWQQVFNDPIENGIFYQRQYQDGSVIAVGFQGDEVTAAAHGLIAKITNDGRLVWQHEYYYRETRDGAPLPDYFTDVQQTFDKGYVTCGFAIDSMKFPTQDIWLVKLDSNGCLQPGCDTIATAIIEVTDLRSELIIYPNPASDHATVLYNVPPNTKAALLQVVDLAGRLVKELKLVPNKHEATIDVLQWNGGIYICDLIVNEKLVAGKKLIIEK